From Pseudomonas sp. G.S.17, the proteins below share one genomic window:
- a CDS encoding 3-oxoacyl-ACP reductase family protein → MTQQTVLSGKVALVQGGSRGIGAAIVKRLAEQGAAVAFTFVSSEAKARELQDSITINGGKALAIHADSADADAIRAAVDNTVKTFGRLDILVNNAGVLAIGPLEEFSLEDFDRTLSINVRSVFIATQEAARHMGDGGRVINIGSTNADRMPFAGGGVYAMSKSALVGLTKGLARDLGPRGITINNVQPGPVDTDMNPASGDFAESLIPMMAVGRYGHVEEIASFVAYLAGPEAGYITGASLTIDGGFGA, encoded by the coding sequence ATGACTCAGCAAACAGTCCTCAGCGGTAAAGTAGCACTCGTTCAAGGCGGCTCACGCGGTATCGGCGCAGCCATCGTCAAACGCCTGGCCGAACAAGGCGCGGCGGTTGCCTTCACTTTTGTCAGCTCCGAAGCCAAGGCCCGCGAACTGCAAGACAGCATCACCATCAACGGCGGCAAGGCCTTGGCAATTCACGCAGACAGCGCCGACGCCGACGCCATCCGTGCGGCTGTCGACAACACAGTGAAAACCTTTGGCCGCCTGGACATCCTCGTCAACAACGCAGGCGTGCTGGCCATCGGCCCGCTGGAAGAGTTCAGCCTGGAAGACTTCGACCGGACCCTGAGCATCAACGTACGCAGCGTATTCATCGCCACCCAGGAAGCCGCGCGGCACATGGGCGACGGCGGTCGTGTCATCAACATCGGCAGCACCAACGCCGACCGCATGCCCTTCGCCGGCGGCGGCGTGTATGCCATGAGCAAATCGGCACTGGTCGGCCTGACCAAAGGCCTGGCCCGCGACCTCGGCCCACGGGGCATCACCATCAACAACGTGCAACCCGGCCCGGTCGACACCGACATGAACCCGGCCAGCGGCGACTTCGCTGAATCGCTGATCCCGATGATGGCCGTTGGACGCTACGGACACGTCGAAGAAATTGCCAGCTTCGTCGCTTACCTGGCAGGCCCGGAAGCCGGCTACATCACCGGCGCCAGCCTGACCATCGACGGCGGCTTCGGCGCCTGA
- a CDS encoding methyl-accepting chemotaxis protein, whose translation MNLRSMNIARRAAVCFGVITILLIGLGAFSYIQIRHLRSAEQNIETNTLPSIQVIDDIQIALLHARLESIRMLASTAPDIHTASLTKTQEAIKTLQARAEFYRKNLIAGETDQAQFEQADRLMRDYIDGLNQVLALESTDHEKAVSIANNAQAQRASAYQDQLTVLREQNAREALKSGIEAGDVYDHSVNVLIAVVVIASILTVILAISLTRSIVTPISSSLKLAEDIAAGDLTRQLEVTGSDEASRLMNALNLMAKNLRGTVQEISGASAQLSTAAVEMTSITESADRTLQRQNSEIEQAATAVTEMSAAVEEVARNATSTSQAAKQSSLSADVGNKKVAETLVAMQNLTGLVEDSSAQVQALATQAQDISKVLSVIRAIAEQTNLLALNAAIEAARAGEQGRGFAVVADEVRALAHRTQTSTQEIEQMISAIQAGSTATVESMKNSTLEVHSTQRTAEDAGQSLRQITDSVLEINNRNLQIATASEEQAHVARDVDRSLISIRDLAIQSSEGTRQTLMASNELSRLAVNLNDLVLRFKT comes from the coding sequence ATGAACCTGAGGTCAATGAACATTGCGCGCAGAGCCGCCGTCTGTTTCGGCGTCATCACAATTTTACTGATAGGACTAGGTGCCTTTTCTTATATCCAAATTCGGCATCTCAGGAGCGCCGAGCAGAATATAGAGACAAATACCCTGCCCAGTATCCAGGTCATTGATGACATCCAGATTGCCCTACTGCATGCCCGGCTTGAAAGTATCAGAATGCTTGCAAGTACCGCGCCCGACATTCACACAGCATCGCTGACGAAGACCCAGGAAGCAATTAAAACGCTTCAGGCACGTGCCGAATTTTATCGGAAAAACCTGATTGCGGGCGAGACCGACCAGGCTCAGTTCGAGCAGGCGGACAGGTTGATGCGTGACTACATTGATGGCCTTAATCAGGTGTTAGCGCTGGAATCTACTGATCATGAAAAAGCCGTATCCATTGCCAATAATGCACAAGCGCAAAGGGCAAGTGCTTATCAAGACCAGCTAACGGTTTTGCGCGAGCAGAACGCTCGTGAGGCCCTAAAATCGGGCATTGAGGCCGGGGACGTCTACGACCACAGCGTGAACGTATTAATAGCAGTTGTCGTTATCGCTTCAATCCTGACAGTCATTCTTGCCATTTCGCTAACCAGAAGTATCGTTACCCCTATTAGTTCGTCCTTGAAATTAGCAGAGGATATCGCCGCAGGCGACCTCACTCGTCAGCTTGAAGTGACAGGTTCTGATGAAGCATCAAGACTTATGAATGCACTGAACTTAATGGCAAAAAATCTGCGAGGTACTGTTCAAGAAATATCAGGAGCTTCAGCCCAGCTAAGCACCGCTGCAGTAGAGATGACTTCTATAACCGAAAGCGCTGACCGCACGCTTCAACGACAAAACAGTGAGATTGAACAAGCCGCTACCGCGGTTACTGAAATGAGCGCTGCTGTTGAAGAGGTTGCAAGAAACGCGACGTCGACATCCCAGGCTGCGAAACAGTCTAGCCTCTCCGCAGATGTCGGTAATAAAAAGGTGGCTGAAACCTTGGTCGCTATGCAAAACCTAACCGGGTTGGTGGAGGATTCATCTGCTCAGGTCCAAGCCCTTGCTACGCAGGCGCAAGATATCAGTAAGGTACTCAGCGTTATTCGTGCGATTGCCGAGCAAACCAATTTACTGGCGTTGAACGCCGCCATTGAGGCAGCTCGCGCAGGGGAGCAGGGTCGTGGTTTCGCCGTAGTTGCTGACGAAGTTCGGGCCTTGGCGCATCGCACACAGACGTCTACTCAAGAAATCGAACAAATGATTTCCGCCATTCAAGCCGGTTCTACTGCAACTGTCGAATCCATGAAGAACAGTACCCTGGAGGTTCACAGCACCCAACGTACTGCTGAAGATGCGGGACAATCGCTGCGTCAAATTACGGATTCGGTGCTCGAGATAAACAACCGAAACCTCCAAATTGCCACCGCGTCCGAAGAACAGGCCCATGTAGCTCGGGACGTTGATCGTAGCTTGATCAGTATTCGCGATTTAGCGATACAAAGCAGCGAAGGTACACGGCAAACTCTGATGGCAAGTAATGAACTATCGCGCCTCGCGGTCAATCTGAATGACCTGGTTCTGCGATTTAAAACTTGA
- a CDS encoding DUF3142 domain-containing protein has product MRFWLAMICLLQITAANAAVDADDYEAFWLWGGVSSQPVLNKARTLYVLQGQISSARSEQHRRVNFVAQGMPIAKLPQAEVWVVYRAHTLRWPEPIYRQLLGQVNRWRHAGNNVVGIQIDFDARTRYLNEYVDFLRDLRQRLPQDYRLSITGLLDWSSNADAEVIGQLKGVIDEVVVQTYQGRQSIPDYAAYLPRMNRLGLPFKIGLIQDGEWHAPQYLQDSPWFRGYVVFLQNP; this is encoded by the coding sequence ATGCGATTCTGGCTGGCAATGATCTGCTTGCTGCAGATAACTGCGGCCAATGCTGCGGTAGACGCCGACGACTATGAGGCGTTCTGGCTGTGGGGCGGCGTGTCTTCCCAGCCAGTACTGAACAAGGCCAGGACGTTGTACGTGCTGCAAGGCCAGATCAGCAGCGCCCGAAGCGAGCAGCATCGACGGGTCAACTTCGTCGCCCAGGGCATGCCGATTGCGAAGCTGCCTCAGGCTGAGGTCTGGGTGGTCTATCGCGCCCACACGCTGCGCTGGCCCGAGCCGATCTACCGGCAGCTGTTGGGTCAGGTCAACCGCTGGCGTCATGCCGGCAACAATGTGGTGGGCATCCAGATCGACTTCGACGCACGCACCCGCTATCTCAACGAGTACGTCGATTTCCTGCGCGACCTGCGCCAACGCCTGCCCCAGGACTACCGCCTGAGCATCACCGGCCTGCTGGACTGGAGCAGCAACGCCGACGCCGAGGTCATCGGGCAGCTCAAAGGGGTGATCGACGAAGTGGTGGTGCAAACCTATCAAGGCCGCCAGAGCATTCCCGATTACGCCGCTTATCTGCCACGCATGAATCGTCTCGGGCTGCCGTTCAAGATCGGCCTGATCCAGGACGGCGAATGGCACGCACCGCAATATCTGCAGGACAGCCCGTGGTTCAGAGGTTATGTGGTGTTTCTGCAAAACCCTTGA
- a CDS encoding LysR family transcriptional regulator, producing the protein MENFSSIECFVRSAEVGSFAEAARRLSLTPAAVGKSVAKLEARLGVRLFQRSTRSLTLTEAGQRFLGEVSASLNTIQNAVANLASAEGQPTGTLKVSMGTVFGRLYILPLLGEFLRRYPAITPDWHFDNRQVDLIGQGFDAAIGGGFDLPQGVVARKLTPAHRVLVASPDYLVEHPDIKHPEDLQGQAGILIRSPQTGRIRSWPLTHRNQEHSPLSLKARMTMSDSEAACAAAEQGLGIALVSMPFAVPYLRSGALQRVLPDWYVDDGNISLYYSEHKLLPGKTRAFVDFVIEQFARQNLAQVFSAI; encoded by the coding sequence ATGGAAAATTTCAGCAGTATCGAATGCTTTGTGCGCAGCGCCGAAGTCGGCAGCTTTGCCGAGGCTGCGCGACGCCTGAGCCTGACGCCCGCAGCCGTGGGCAAAAGCGTCGCCAAGCTGGAAGCGCGCCTGGGCGTGCGGTTGTTCCAGCGTAGTACGCGCAGCCTGACGTTGACCGAAGCCGGCCAGCGATTTCTCGGCGAGGTCAGTGCCAGCCTCAATACCATCCAGAACGCCGTCGCCAACCTGGCCAGCGCCGAAGGGCAACCGACCGGTACGCTCAAGGTCAGCATGGGCACGGTGTTTGGGCGCCTGTATATCCTGCCGTTATTGGGTGAATTCTTGCGGCGTTATCCGGCCATAACGCCGGATTGGCATTTCGATAACCGGCAGGTGGACCTGATCGGGCAGGGCTTCGATGCAGCCATTGGTGGCGGTTTTGATCTGCCCCAAGGGGTCGTCGCCCGCAAGCTGACCCCAGCCCATCGCGTCCTGGTGGCGTCGCCGGATTATCTTGTTGAGCACCCGGACATCAAGCATCCGGAAGATCTGCAAGGCCAAGCGGGGATTTTGATTCGCTCGCCACAGACCGGCCGAATCCGCAGTTGGCCGCTGACCCATCGCAATCAGGAACACAGCCCGCTGAGCCTCAAGGCACGCATGACCATGAGTGACTCGGAAGCCGCCTGTGCGGCGGCTGAGCAAGGCTTGGGTATCGCGCTGGTCAGCATGCCGTTCGCTGTGCCTTATCTGCGCAGTGGCGCATTGCAGCGCGTGTTGCCTGACTGGTATGTGGATGACGGCAATATTTCGTTGTACTACAGCGAGCACAAATTGCTGCCGGGCAAGACCCGGGCCTTTGTCGACTTTGTCATCGAACAGTTTGCCCGGCAGAATCTGGCCCAAGTGTTCAGCGCGATTTAA
- a CDS encoding class I SAM-dependent methyltransferase encodes MTQSSQAGAAVYSPLTLKLYDGWVLGVSNRFAWQCPTRKVLQPFFNRHVGARHLDVGVGTGYYLANANLPASTQVTLLDLNPSSLEAARQRLGRPDTRVVQHDVFQPLNDEQVAVCDSISLFYLLYCLPGTMADKAVVFGNLKSRLADNGVLFGATILGDEANHNGFGSKLMAVYNKKGIFGNRNDTLAGLRSALAQHFADVSVEVVGKVALFSARSPLR; translated from the coding sequence ATGACCCAGTCGTCTCAAGCTGGCGCCGCTGTTTATTCGCCCCTGACCTTGAAGCTCTATGACGGCTGGGTACTTGGAGTTTCCAATCGGTTTGCCTGGCAGTGTCCAACCAGAAAAGTGCTACAGCCTTTTTTCAATCGTCACGTTGGCGCACGCCATCTGGATGTTGGCGTTGGCACAGGTTATTACCTGGCCAACGCCAATTTGCCGGCCAGCACCCAGGTAACTTTGCTCGACCTGAACCCCAGCAGCCTTGAAGCCGCACGCCAACGCCTCGGCCGTCCTGATACTCGGGTCGTGCAGCACGATGTATTCCAGCCGTTGAATGATGAACAGGTCGCGGTCTGTGATTCGATATCGCTGTTTTACCTGCTGTATTGCCTGCCTGGCACCATGGCCGACAAGGCGGTGGTGTTTGGCAATCTCAAATCCCGGCTGGCTGACAACGGAGTCCTGTTCGGAGCAACGATTTTGGGCGACGAAGCCAACCACAATGGCTTTGGCAGCAAATTAATGGCGGTTTACAACAAGAAGGGCATTTTCGGTAACCGCAACGACACGCTTGCCGGACTGCGTAGCGCACTGGCTCAGCACTTTGCGGATGTCAGCGTTGAAGTGGTAGGCAAAGTGGCGTTGTTCAGCGCCCGCTCGCCCCTTCGATAG
- a CDS encoding magnesium and cobalt transport protein CorA, with product MGRVVAAAVYSAGKKVTNITLDEGAAWAAKPGHFVWIGLEQPDASELASLKKQFNLHELAIEDAMEVHSRPKLETFGDALFIVTYAPVRENGKLEFIETHIFAGKGYIITSRNGHSKSYGLVRQRCEARPLLLEHGEDFVLYALLDFVTENYQPVTEAIHCELEDLEHNVLNGSLNESDIQRIHSLRRDLLRLRRYVSPMVEVGEELQRLDFPFIDKNMRPYFRDVEIHVKRQMEDLGNLRDIASQTIEIGLLLESSRQSIVQRKFAAWAAILAFPTAIAGIYGMNFENMPELTWHYGYFTVLAVIVGGCTALFASFKRSGWL from the coding sequence ATGGGCCGAGTCGTCGCTGCCGCGGTTTACAGTGCAGGCAAAAAAGTCACCAATATCACCCTCGATGAAGGGGCAGCCTGGGCGGCCAAGCCCGGCCACTTCGTCTGGATCGGGTTGGAACAGCCTGATGCCAGCGAACTGGCCAGCTTGAAAAAACAGTTCAACCTGCATGAACTGGCCATCGAAGATGCCATGGAGGTACATAGCCGTCCCAAGCTGGAAACCTTCGGTGACGCGCTGTTTATCGTGACCTACGCGCCAGTGCGCGAGAACGGCAAGCTCGAATTCATCGAAACCCATATCTTCGCCGGCAAGGGCTACATCATCACCTCACGTAACGGCCATTCGAAATCCTACGGGCTGGTGCGCCAACGTTGCGAGGCAAGGCCGCTGCTGCTCGAACATGGCGAGGACTTCGTACTGTATGCGCTGCTGGACTTCGTCACCGAGAACTACCAGCCGGTGACCGAAGCGATTCACTGCGAACTCGAAGACCTGGAACACAACGTGCTGAACGGCTCCTTGAACGAATCCGACATTCAGCGCATCCACAGCCTGCGCCGCGATCTGCTGCGTTTGCGGCGCTATGTATCGCCCATGGTGGAAGTTGGCGAGGAGTTGCAGCGCCTGGATTTCCCGTTCATCGACAAGAACATGCGGCCGTACTTTCGCGACGTGGAGATCCACGTCAAACGCCAGATGGAAGACCTGGGCAATTTGCGCGATATCGCCAGTCAGACCATCGAGATCGGCTTGCTGCTGGAGTCATCCCGGCAAAGCATCGTGCAACGCAAGTTCGCCGCCTGGGCCGCGATCCTGGCCTTTCCCACGGCGATTGCCGGAATCTACGGCATGAACTTCGAGAACATGCCGGAGCTGACCTGGCATTACGGCTATTTCACCGTGCTGGCCGTCATTGTCGGCGGCTGTACAGCGCTGTTCGCCAGCTTCAAGCGGTCGGGGTGGCTTTAA
- a CDS encoding cysteine hydrolase family protein produces MDILANATLVIIDMQQGIRHPKLGRRNNPEADANMLRLLQAWRSSQRPVIHVRHFSRTPTSVFWPEQSGVKYQPKFLPVNGEAEIQKQVPDAFCGTLLEEWLRTDSISQLVIVGVATNNSVESTARSGGNLGFEVIVAHDACFTFDQADFFGTPHSAEEVHAMSLGNLHGEYATVLATDEILKGFAETPHNL; encoded by the coding sequence ATGGACATTCTCGCCAATGCCACATTGGTCATTATCGACATGCAACAAGGCATTCGGCATCCGAAACTCGGCCGTCGCAACAATCCCGAGGCCGATGCCAACATGCTCAGGCTGTTGCAGGCATGGCGCAGCAGCCAGCGGCCGGTGATTCACGTGCGGCATTTTTCCCGTACGCCAACTTCGGTGTTCTGGCCGGAGCAATCCGGTGTGAAATATCAGCCGAAATTTTTGCCGGTCAATGGTGAAGCGGAAATCCAGAAACAGGTGCCCGACGCCTTTTGCGGGACGTTGCTGGAAGAGTGGCTGCGAACCGATTCAATCAGTCAGTTGGTGATCGTTGGGGTCGCCACCAACAACTCGGTGGAGTCCACCGCACGCAGCGGTGGCAACCTCGGTTTCGAGGTGATCGTGGCCCATGACGCCTGCTTTACCTTCGATCAGGCGGATTTTTTCGGCACGCCTCACAGCGCGGAAGAGGTCCACGCCATGTCCTTGGGCAATCTGCACGGCGAATACGCCACGGTGCTGGCCACAGACGAAATCCTCAAGGGTTTTGCAGAAACACCACATAACCTCTGA
- a CDS encoding crotonase/enoyl-CoA hydratase family protein: MSDLISYHLEDGIATLTLSNGKVNAISPDVVAAFNAALDQAEKDRAVVIITGQPGILSGGYDLKVMTSSPEAAISLVKQGSTLARRMLSHPFPIVIACPGHAVAKGAFLLLSADYRIGVEGPFSIGLNEVQIGMTMHHAGIELARDRLRKSAFHRSVINGEMFDPKGALDAGFLDKLVSVEALQEAARTAALQLKKINMNAHKNTKLKVRKALLDTLDAAIVADQQHSL; this comes from the coding sequence ATGAGTGATTTGATCTCGTACCACCTGGAAGACGGTATCGCCACGCTGACCCTGAGCAACGGCAAGGTCAACGCCATTTCTCCTGACGTGGTCGCGGCATTCAACGCGGCGCTGGATCAAGCCGAGAAAGACCGCGCCGTAGTGATCATCACCGGGCAGCCGGGGATTCTGTCCGGCGGCTATGACCTCAAGGTCATGACGTCCAGCCCTGAAGCGGCCATCAGCCTGGTCAAGCAAGGCTCGACCCTGGCGCGGCGCATGCTTTCGCACCCCTTCCCTATCGTCATTGCCTGCCCGGGTCATGCGGTCGCCAAAGGCGCGTTCCTGTTGCTGTCGGCCGACTACCGGATTGGCGTCGAAGGGCCGTTCAGCATCGGCCTGAACGAAGTCCAGATCGGCATGACCATGCACCATGCTGGCATTGAGCTGGCGCGGGATCGTCTGCGTAAATCCGCCTTTCATCGCTCGGTGATCAATGGCGAGATGTTCGACCCCAAAGGCGCGCTGGATGCAGGTTTTCTCGACAAGCTGGTCAGCGTCGAAGCGTTGCAGGAAGCCGCTCGTACCGCAGCACTGCAATTGAAAAAAATCAACATGAACGCGCACAAAAACACCAAACTTAAAGTGCGCAAGGCGCTGCTGGACACCCTGGACGCGGCCATCGTTGCCGATCAGCAGCATTCGCTGTAG
- a CDS encoding IS5 family transposase codes for MKQISFADAEYAGKRKQTRRERFLNEMDQVVPWNGLIKLIEPHYPKGEGGRPAYPLMAMLRVHLMQNWFGYSDPAMEESLYETTILRQFAGLHLDRIPDETTILNFRRLLEKHELAGGILQVINGYLGDRGLLLRQGTVVDATIIHAPSSTKNKDGKRDPEMHQTKKGNQYFFGMKSHIGVDAESGLVHSVVGTAANVADVTQVDQLLHGEETYVSGDAGYTGVEKRPEHQDRQMIWSIAARPSSYKKHAKKSLIGRMRRKIEYAKAQLRAKVEHPFRVIKRQFGYTKVRFRGLVKNTAQQTTLFALSNLWMMRKRLLNAGEVRLYCGQ; via the coding sequence ATGAAGCAAATCTCCTTCGCTGACGCCGAATATGCTGGCAAACGCAAACAAACCCGCCGTGAGCGCTTCCTGAACGAGATGGATCAGGTCGTGCCCTGGAATGGCTTGATCAAACTGATCGAACCGCACTATCCGAAGGGCGAAGGTGGTCGTCCGGCCTATCCGTTGATGGCGATGTTGCGGGTTCATTTGATGCAAAACTGGTTCGGTTATAGCGACCCGGCCATGGAAGAATCGCTCTACGAAACCACAATTTTGCGCCAGTTTGCCGGGCTGCATCTGGATCGGATTCCGGACGAAACCACGATCCTCAATTTCCGCCGACTGCTGGAAAAACATGAGTTGGCCGGCGGGATTTTGCAGGTGATCAATGGCTATTTGGGCGACCGTGGTTTGTTGCTGCGCCAAGGCACCGTGGTCGATGCGACGATCATTCATGCGCCGAGTTCGACCAAGAACAAGGACGGAAAACGTGACCCTGAGATGCACCAGACGAAGAAAGGAAATCAATATTTCTTCGGGATGAAATCGCACATCGGTGTCGATGCCGAATCCGGTTTGGTGCATAGCGTAGTGGGCACTGCGGCGAATGTGGCGGACGTAACCCAGGTCGATCAGTTACTGCACGGAGAAGAAACTTACGTCTCTGGCGATGCCGGTTACACCGGCGTCGAAAAGCGTCCCGAGCATCAAGATCGCCAAATGATCTGGTCGATTGCGGCGCGGCCCAGCAGCTATAAAAAGCATGCAAAGAAGAGCCTGATCGGGCGCATGCGTCGCAAAATCGAATACGCGAAAGCTCAGCTGCGTGCCAAGGTTGAGCATCCGTTTCGAGTGATCAAGCGTCAGTTTGGTTATACGAAAGTGCGCTTCCGGGGCCTTGTTAAAAACACCGCACAGCAGACCACGCTGTTTGCGCTGTCGAACCTGTGGATGATGCGAAAACGATTGCTGAATGCAGGAGAGGTGCGTCTGTATTGCGGACAATGA
- a CDS encoding DUF6388 family protein, which produces MNLLEWNDVALAKYLTTNPILEDEIKQLSVEEQKQQTQWAFEDEAEDLGIEPWELALQLVAESPEQLKSMRLEAHQQVAETLGMDWDEYRELNAIEE; this is translated from the coding sequence ATGAACCTACTTGAATGGAACGACGTCGCCCTGGCGAAATACCTCACCACCAACCCGATCCTCGAAGATGAAATCAAGCAGCTGAGCGTCGAAGAACAGAAGCAGCAGACCCAATGGGCATTTGAGGATGAAGCCGAAGACCTCGGCATCGAACCCTGGGAACTGGCGTTGCAGCTGGTCGCCGAATCCCCTGAGCAACTCAAGTCCATGCGCCTGGAAGCCCATCAGCAGGTGGCCGAAACGCTGGGTATGGATTGGGATGAATATCGCGAGCTCAATGCCATCGAGGAATGA
- a CDS encoding lipopolysaccharide kinase InaA family protein, with product MGTSTVQENFAYWWETQGTWVEEPNVRRSGTSGVQRVVHNGTVVYVKRQTGHLYRSPRYPFGRPTVLREGRALTKLDQLDVAAPKPIFYGARKVDGVWQGVLVTQDLNGFQDLDSWYADGARERYSPDEHLRLFERLAFLLSRLHLGYWQHSCMRSKHIFVKVVTSIDGPQFELALLDLEKSHRRITSLGAARHDLRQLRRHSSWTDTEWAYFLKVYHAEFGRAV from the coding sequence ATGGGGACGTCTACTGTGCAGGAAAACTTCGCTTATTGGTGGGAAACGCAGGGAACTTGGGTTGAAGAACCTAATGTACGGCGCAGTGGTACCAGCGGGGTTCAGCGAGTCGTTCATAACGGAACCGTCGTGTATGTAAAACGGCAGACCGGTCATCTTTACCGCAGCCCCCGTTATCCGTTCGGCAGGCCGACTGTCCTGCGCGAAGGACGTGCACTGACCAAACTTGACCAGCTTGATGTAGCAGCGCCCAAGCCAATTTTTTATGGCGCTCGCAAAGTTGATGGCGTCTGGCAGGGCGTGCTGGTCACGCAGGATCTCAACGGCTTCCAGGATCTGGACTCCTGGTATGCGGATGGAGCTCGCGAACGGTATTCGCCTGACGAACATCTGCGCTTGTTCGAGCGGTTGGCGTTCCTGTTGTCGCGTCTGCACCTCGGTTACTGGCAACACAGCTGCATGCGGTCCAAACATATTTTCGTCAAAGTCGTGACGTCCATCGACGGTCCGCAATTCGAACTGGCCCTGCTCGACCTGGAAAAATCCCATCGCCGGATTACCTCCCTGGGAGCCGCGCGCCACGACCTTCGCCAATTACGACGCCATTCGTCCTGGACTGATACCGAGTGGGCGTATTTCCTCAAGGTGTATCACGCCGAGTTTGGCAGGGCTGTGTAG
- a CDS encoding amidotransferase produces MPLRICILETDVLRPELVDQYHGYGRMFELLFAQQPIAAEFTVYNVMQGIYPPEGERFDAYLVTGSKADSFGTDPWIETLRTYLLERYQRGDKLLGICFGHQLLALLLGGKSERATQGWGVGIHNYTLAPATPWMSPAMDKLTLLISHQDQVTALPANATVIASSEFCPFAAYHINDQVLCFQGHPEFIHDYSRTLLDIRQQCLGEHIYQQGIASLDYEHNGTTVAEWMMRFVAHKADKAAV; encoded by the coding sequence CGTCCTTCGCCCAGAACTGGTCGATCAATATCATGGTTACGGGCGGATGTTCGAACTGCTTTTTGCACAGCAACCGATTGCCGCCGAGTTCACTGTCTACAACGTGATGCAGGGCATTTATCCGCCCGAAGGCGAGCGTTTCGATGCCTACCTGGTGACGGGCAGCAAGGCTGACTCGTTCGGCACTGATCCGTGGATCGAAACCCTCAGGACCTACCTGCTTGAACGTTATCAGCGCGGCGACAAGTTGCTGGGCATCTGCTTCGGGCATCAGTTGCTGGCCTTGCTGCTTGGCGGCAAGAGCGAACGGGCAACGCAAGGCTGGGGCGTGGGCATTCACAACTACACCCTGGCGCCTGCTACGCCCTGGATGAGTCCGGCCATGGACAAGCTGACCTTGCTGATCAGCCATCAGGATCAGGTCACTGCGCTGCCGGCAAACGCTACGGTCATCGCCTCAAGCGAGTTCTGCCCGTTTGCCGCGTATCACATCAACGACCAGGTGCTGTGCTTCCAGGGCCACCCGGAATTCATCCACGACTACTCCCGCACTTTGCTGGACATCCGCCAGCAATGCCTGGGTGAACACATTTATCAGCAGGGCATTGCCAGCCTGGATTACGAGCACAACGGCACGACGGTGGCCGAGTGGATGATGCGGTTTGTGGCACACAAGGCAGATAAAGCAGCGGTTTAG